In the genome of Pueribacillus theae, the window AATAGCTGTATTGGTATTTAATTGGGAATGTAAATCTATTTTTTGTAAATGGATTGAAATCAAATGGCCGATACTCGTAATGCTCTTGCTGTTCGACAGAAACACGTGTAAAAGTTGAGGGTTAAACGCAAAAAATAAGGCTTCAGCAAGCCCTAAGTTGATCACATGTAACTTTTTAACAAATTAACGTGCTGCTGATTGCGCTCTAATATTCTCTTCACAAGATGCAGACTTTCAGAATCTAAATCACCATCAAGGAGTTCCTTTGAGGTTTGGATACCCCTGCTTTCACCAATTGCTGCATCTTTCAGAATTGAATTCGTATCTTTGGTGGTTTCTTTTAATTTAGATATTAATTCAATCATTTTACCTTTTATATCTACATCATGAGCAGGAATCCCACCAAGATCTTGAATTCTTTTACCAATCATTGCTGCATGTTGTTTATGGTTCTGTTGAATATTTTGTAACAGTTTTTTTACCTTTTGGTCGCCCGTGTGATGAATATATTGCTCATAAGTGTGAATGGCCATATAATTTCCTTCAAGAAATTTATTTAATTCTTTAATGATTTTTTCCATATGTCATCCATCCTTTTAAATGGCTCATGCT includes:
- a CDS encoding DUF2383 domain-containing protein, encoding MEKIIKELNKFLEGNYMAIHTYEQYIHHTGDQKVKKLLQNIQQNHKQHAAMIGKRIQDLGGIPAHDVDIKGKMIELISKLKETTKDTNSILKDAAIGESRGIQTSKELLDGDLDSESLHLVKRILERNQQHVNLLKSYM